A genome region from Novipirellula caenicola includes the following:
- the proS gene encoding proline--tRNA ligase yields the protein MAKAPQTAIQPTRADDYPEWYQQVIRAADLAENSPVRGCMVIKPWGYRLWENMQRALDDMFKATGHQNAYFPLLIPMSFLEKEAEHVEGFAKECAVVTHHRLEPDPNGGLRPAGKLEEPLIIRPTSETIIGATYAKWVQSYRDLPILINQWANVMRWEMRTRMFLRTAEFLWQEGHTVHATSEEAIEETERMIDVYADFAENWMAMPVIVGSKTPAERFPGAVDTLTIEAMMQDRKALQAGTSHFLGQNFSKAQEIVFQSEAGEREYAWTTSWGVSTRLVGALIMTHSDDDGFVLPPRLAPAQVVILPIYRDADQRTEVMQYVESLRSELMDQTYAGMPIRVEIDDRDVRGGEKKWHHVKRGVPLRVEVGPKDIEKNSVFLGRRDQPKSVGLPREEFVATFATILGDMQQNLFDRALKLRSDNTVTIDNEADFRAFFTPKNEEQPEIHGGFASCYFADEASIDALLKELKVTIRCIPRDQDASSGVCFATGRPATQKAIFAKAY from the coding sequence ATGGCCAAAGCACCTCAGACCGCCATCCAACCCACTCGCGCCGACGACTATCCCGAGTGGTATCAACAGGTGATTCGCGCCGCCGATTTGGCCGAAAATTCGCCGGTCCGCGGGTGCATGGTGATCAAGCCATGGGGCTATCGGTTGTGGGAAAACATGCAGCGGGCGTTGGACGACATGTTCAAAGCAACGGGGCATCAAAACGCCTATTTCCCGCTGTTGATCCCGATGAGCTTTCTCGAGAAGGAAGCCGAGCACGTCGAGGGGTTCGCCAAGGAATGTGCCGTCGTCACCCATCATCGACTCGAGCCTGATCCCAATGGTGGATTGCGGCCTGCAGGCAAGCTCGAAGAACCGCTCATTATTCGCCCCACCAGCGAAACGATCATCGGAGCCACCTATGCCAAGTGGGTCCAAAGTTATCGCGACCTGCCGATCTTGATCAATCAATGGGCCAACGTGATGCGTTGGGAGATGCGAACGCGGATGTTCTTGCGGACCGCCGAATTTTTGTGGCAAGAAGGCCACACCGTTCACGCGACATCCGAAGAAGCGATCGAAGAAACCGAGCGGATGATCGATGTGTACGCCGATTTTGCCGAAAATTGGATGGCGATGCCGGTGATCGTCGGCAGCAAAACGCCGGCTGAACGCTTTCCCGGTGCGGTCGACACGCTGACGATCGAAGCGATGATGCAAGATCGCAAAGCCCTGCAGGCGGGCACGAGTCACTTCCTGGGTCAAAACTTTTCTAAAGCACAAGAGATTGTGTTCCAATCCGAAGCGGGCGAGCGAGAGTATGCCTGGACCACGTCCTGGGGCGTCTCGACACGCTTGGTCGGCGCGTTGATCATGACTCACAGCGACGATGACGGCTTCGTGCTGCCGCCTCGATTGGCACCGGCGCAAGTCGTGATCCTGCCAATCTATCGCGACGCAGATCAGCGAACCGAAGTGATGCAGTACGTCGAATCGCTGCGAAGCGAATTGATGGACCAAACCTATGCCGGGATGCCCATCCGCGTCGAAATCGATGATCGAGACGTGCGTGGAGGTGAAAAGAAATGGCACCACGTCAAACGCGGTGTGCCACTTCGTGTGGAAGTCGGACCAAAGGACATCGAGAAAAATTCGGTCTTCTTAGGACGCCGCGATCAACCCAAGAGCGTCGGATTGCCGCGTGAGGAGTTCGTCGCCACGTTTGCGACCATCCTCGGCGACATGCAGCAAAATCTGTTTGATCGCGCACTGAAATTGCGAAGCGACAACACCGTCACGATCGACAACGAAGCCGATTTCCGTGCGTTCTTTACGCCAAAGAACGAAGAGCAACCCGAGATCCACGGTGGTTTTGCCAGCTGCTATTTCGCCGACGAAGCCTCCATCGACGCGTTACTCAAAGAGCTGAAGGTGACCATCCGCTGCATCCCACGCGATCAAGACGCGAGCAGCGGCGTATGCTTTGCCACCGGCCGTCCCGCGACGCAAAAAGCGATCTTCGCGAAAGCCTACTAA
- a CDS encoding flagellar hook-basal body complex protein: MGLTSALTTALTGLSASETQIDVIGNNLANSQTVGFKSSEAVFATQFLQTLSLGGGPTSDNGGTNPRQIGLGVQVAEIAANHNQGTIEISSSPSDLAIQGDGFFIVEGASGEQLYTRNGIFKLNSSAELVNSTGQRLLGYGVDEQFRLQESELVPMTVPLGTESVAKATENVSFEGTLSPEGDIATQGQIIESLQLGDAKVPRADGSSVVVESAPLSDQTDITVDTSGVGTLAAGTYKYRVALVDSQGNEAAPSGSLSVTVGSGGSVNLSNLPADPNGGDYPTVNIYRTGPNGEEFYKLGSAAAGASFSDTGATALSANELDTDTLTGNYTYMITYGRAGEPETRPSVMIGPQNIVAGRISLSDFPTPPTPSITDGFPNYNEIKIYRNLSNDQNNFYLVDTISPGETYTDGKSDAEISDLTIAGNKTLDMDGPQINAGTLLTDVLKRDGVTYENAFQLGTLSYSGRKGERALGTQEFEITATTTLQDFIDFIEESSGIQTVQVDAQNPIPQSENNLPGQTGTISAGGYIQDGKIQFVSNNGVSNALDIDLAAFRIVGVDGNVTTPNLAFGTVQEATGQSAVSDFVVYDSLGVPINVRMSTTLESRTNEQTIYRWYADSSGNQSNDGTDIAVGTGLIKFDGNGNFINATNDQIAIAREGTPSVSPLQITVDFGRVSGLATEYSSIAATQQDGSGPGVLNSFAIGEDGTIRGVFSNGISRDLGKIQLARFANPAGLEARGLNLYAQGVNTGLPVQGGPGQNGIGSVIGGALELSNTDIGKDLIALVLASTQYRGNSRVITTSQQLLDELLNLRR, encoded by the coding sequence ATGGGATTAACCTCAGCACTGACCACCGCCCTCACGGGACTTTCAGCTTCCGAAACACAGATCGATGTGATCGGAAACAACCTGGCGAACTCACAAACCGTCGGCTTCAAGTCCTCCGAAGCGGTCTTCGCGACTCAGTTTCTGCAAACATTGTCGCTCGGCGGAGGTCCCACGAGCGACAACGGGGGCACCAACCCACGTCAAATCGGCCTTGGGGTTCAAGTCGCTGAAATCGCGGCGAACCATAACCAAGGGACGATCGAAATCAGTAGCAGCCCTTCGGATTTGGCGATCCAAGGTGACGGATTCTTCATCGTCGAAGGTGCATCGGGCGAACAGCTCTACACTCGCAACGGTATCTTCAAGCTGAACAGCAGTGCGGAACTGGTGAATTCGACCGGTCAGCGACTGCTCGGCTACGGCGTCGACGAACAATTTCGTCTGCAGGAATCCGAACTCGTTCCCATGACCGTCCCGCTTGGGACCGAGAGCGTGGCGAAAGCGACCGAAAATGTTTCCTTCGAAGGAACCTTGTCGCCCGAAGGCGATATCGCCACCCAAGGCCAAATCATCGAGAGCTTGCAGCTCGGCGACGCCAAAGTGCCTCGTGCCGACGGCAGCAGCGTCGTCGTCGAAAGTGCTCCGCTTTCGGATCAAACCGATATCACGGTGGACACCAGTGGCGTGGGAACCTTGGCGGCAGGCACCTACAAGTACCGCGTCGCGCTGGTCGACAGCCAAGGCAATGAAGCCGCTCCGAGTGGTTCGCTGAGTGTCACCGTCGGATCGGGAGGCAGCGTGAACCTTAGCAATCTGCCCGCGGACCCGAACGGGGGCGACTATCCCACGGTCAACATCTACCGTACCGGTCCCAACGGCGAGGAATTCTACAAACTCGGCTCGGCAGCGGCCGGGGCAAGTTTCAGTGATACCGGCGCGACGGCGTTGTCAGCGAATGAACTGGACACCGACACGCTGACCGGAAACTACACCTACATGATCACCTACGGTCGTGCCGGCGAACCGGAAACACGTCCCAGCGTGATGATCGGTCCACAAAACATCGTGGCCGGCCGGATCTCGCTGTCGGACTTTCCCACGCCGCCGACGCCTTCGATCACCGACGGATTTCCGAACTACAACGAAATCAAGATCTACCGCAACTTGTCCAATGACCAAAACAACTTCTATTTGGTCGACACCATCTCGCCGGGCGAAACCTACACCGACGGCAAATCAGACGCCGAAATTTCGGACCTGACCATCGCCGGCAACAAAACGCTCGACATGGATGGCCCTCAAATCAACGCGGGTACGCTGTTGACCGATGTGCTTAAACGCGACGGCGTCACCTATGAAAATGCGTTTCAATTGGGAACGCTCAGCTATAGCGGCCGCAAAGGGGAACGGGCCTTGGGTACCCAAGAGTTCGAAATCACCGCCACGACAACGCTTCAAGATTTCATCGACTTTATCGAAGAGTCATCGGGGATCCAAACGGTCCAAGTCGATGCACAAAACCCGATCCCGCAATCGGAAAACAACTTGCCAGGACAAACCGGAACGATTTCCGCCGGCGGTTATATCCAAGACGGCAAGATTCAATTCGTCAGCAACAACGGCGTATCCAATGCGTTGGACATCGATCTGGCGGCGTTCCGTATCGTCGGTGTTGACGGCAACGTGACGACTCCCAACTTGGCCTTTGGAACCGTTCAAGAAGCCACCGGGCAAAGTGCGGTAAGCGACTTTGTCGTCTATGACTCGCTCGGGGTGCCGATCAATGTCCGTATGTCGACGACCTTGGAAAGTCGCACCAACGAACAAACAATTTATCGTTGGTACGCCGACAGCAGCGGCAACCAGTCCAATGACGGCACCGATATCGCAGTCGGCACCGGGTTGATCAAATTCGACGGTAACGGCAACTTCATCAACGCCACCAATGATCAGATTGCGATCGCACGCGAGGGGACGCCAAGTGTTTCGCCGCTGCAAATCACCGTCGACTTTGGCCGCGTCTCGGGACTCGCTACGGAATACTCGTCGATCGCAGCGACGCAGCAAGACGGTAGCGGACCGGGCGTGTTGAATAGTTTTGCGATTGGTGAAGACGGTACGATCCGAGGCGTTTTCAGCAACGGGATCTCGCGTGACCTCGGCAAAATTCAACTCGCTCGCTTTGCCAACCCCGCCGGATTGGAAGCTCGCGGGTTGAACCTGTACGCCCAGGGGGTCAATACTGGACTTCCCGTTCAAGGCGGCCCGGGACAAAACGGGATCGGCAGCGTGATCGGGGGTGCGTTGGAACTGAGTAACACTGACATCGGCAAGGACTTGATCGCCTTGGTGTTGGCCAGCACGCAGTACCGAGGCAACAGCCGGGTGATCACGACGAGCCAACAATTGCTTGACGAACTGCTGAATCTGCGTCGATAA
- a CDS encoding flagellar hook assembly protein FlgD yields MSQISQTGTASFTAQESAGQSSSNDSFSSVDTDSFMKLLISELQNQDPLNPTDNAEMIQQISQIREIGATDQLTQTLNNLSNSQELVTASGLIGRTVQGLADDASPVDGVVDRITVETSDDNNTRSVKVHVGEKTMEINNIREIQTG; encoded by the coding sequence ATGTCGCAAATCAGCCAAACCGGCACCGCGAGCTTCACCGCTCAAGAATCGGCTGGACAATCAAGCAGCAACGACAGCTTTTCGTCGGTCGATACCGACAGCTTCATGAAACTGCTGATCAGCGAATTGCAGAATCAAGATCCGCTGAACCCGACCGATAACGCAGAAATGATTCAACAGATCAGCCAGATTCGAGAAATTGGGGCAACCGATCAACTGACTCAAACGCTCAACAACCTCTCGAACAGCCAAGAACTGGTGACCGCCAGCGGGCTGATCGGACGCACCGTTCAGGGGCTTGCCGACGATGCCAGCCCCGTGGATGGGGTAGTCGATCGCATCACTGTAGAAACAAGTGACGATAACAATACACGTTCTGTCAAAGTTCACGTGGGTGAAAAGACGATGGAGATTAACAACATACGAGAAATTCAGACTGGGTAG
- a CDS encoding sodium-translocating pyrophosphatase gives MLALMVWLIACGSSILALVWAYRFYREMMGADEGNALMKEIAQSVRQGADAYLKQQYKWVAIVFVFVALLLAVAAFVLRVQNAFVPIAFLMGGFFSGLCGWFGMKTATHASSRTAAGAQRSLNDGLQIAFRSGAVMGLIVVGMGLVYICFWFALLYWILPMIDESYAMSLQQISVAMLSFGMGASAQALFARVGGGIFTKAADVGADLVGKVEQSLKEDSPRNPATIADNVGDNVGDVAGMGADLYESYCGSILAASALGVAAFQSSRGLPEGYDVTTAQLQAMLLPLAIAGVGILLSIVGIYAVKTGDEPTQKALLKALGKGINRSSLLVMIAAVVLSVWLMPPVPGTLVFGIIPGIAVSIIVGLVAGWGIGQWTERVTSDEYTATRKLAKQAETGPATIIICGIADGMLSTWVPVVIVCAAMLLSFGFANGGSFNDLNSFSLGLYGVGIAAVGMLSTLGITLATDAYGPIADNAGGNAEMSGLEDVVRERTDALDSLGNTTAATGKGFAIGSAALTALALLAAYVEGVRDGMVRWGDEYVHHEDVTSDGVYQITPDLIVEKTGDESEVFLVLNPSIDKGDEVKVWRTATEPLLDSTAVTLPGEKHFGRVDSIGASLVSVRNANLKDFLIFYDATLMNPRVLVGVFLGAMSTFMFCAMTMKSVGRAAQGMVIEVRRQFEANPGILDGSVKPDYETPVSISTKAAQREMILPSLLGLLMPIVVGVVLGVGGVLGLLVGCLTSGFCLAVFMANSGGSWDNAKKYIEAGNHGGKGSNAHKAAVVGDTVGDPFKDTSGPSLNILIKLMSMVSVVVAGLVVRYSLVAMGIF, from the coding sequence ATGTTGGCGTTGATGGTTTGGTTGATCGCCTGCGGGTCTTCAATTTTGGCCCTGGTTTGGGCTTACCGTTTCTATCGGGAAATGATGGGGGCGGACGAAGGTAACGCCTTGATGAAAGAGATTGCCCAAAGTGTTCGCCAAGGTGCCGACGCTTATTTGAAACAGCAATACAAATGGGTTGCGATCGTTTTTGTCTTTGTCGCCCTGCTGTTGGCCGTCGCCGCGTTTGTGTTGCGGGTACAGAACGCATTTGTGCCGATCGCCTTTTTGATGGGAGGCTTTTTCAGCGGGCTGTGTGGTTGGTTCGGAATGAAAACCGCAACGCACGCCAGCAGTCGTACCGCAGCCGGCGCCCAGCGATCACTTAACGATGGACTGCAAATCGCGTTTCGCAGTGGCGCCGTGATGGGGTTGATTGTCGTCGGCATGGGGCTGGTCTACATCTGCTTTTGGTTCGCGCTGCTGTATTGGATTCTGCCGATGATCGACGAATCGTACGCGATGAGTTTGCAGCAGATTTCGGTTGCAATGCTGTCATTTGGTATGGGAGCGAGTGCGCAAGCGTTGTTCGCGCGTGTCGGCGGCGGCATCTTTACCAAGGCCGCCGACGTCGGTGCGGACTTGGTGGGCAAAGTAGAACAGAGTTTGAAAGAGGATTCGCCGCGCAATCCGGCCACGATCGCCGACAACGTTGGTGACAACGTCGGCGACGTCGCGGGAATGGGCGCCGATTTGTACGAGTCCTATTGCGGATCGATCTTGGCTGCATCGGCGCTGGGGGTGGCCGCATTTCAATCAAGTCGCGGATTGCCCGAGGGTTACGATGTGACCACGGCTCAGCTGCAAGCCATGTTGTTGCCGTTGGCGATCGCCGGGGTTGGGATCTTGCTGTCGATTGTCGGGATCTATGCCGTCAAAACGGGAGACGAGCCGACTCAGAAAGCACTGCTGAAGGCGCTCGGCAAAGGCATCAATCGATCTTCGTTGTTGGTCATGATTGCCGCGGTGGTGCTTTCGGTATGGTTGATGCCGCCGGTCCCCGGCACGTTGGTTTTCGGGATCATTCCCGGCATCGCCGTCAGCATTATTGTCGGTCTGGTAGCGGGATGGGGCATTGGCCAATGGACCGAACGCGTTACCAGCGACGAGTATACGGCGACACGCAAATTAGCCAAACAAGCCGAGACCGGTCCGGCGACGATCATCATTTGCGGGATTGCCGACGGCATGCTTAGCACTTGGGTTCCGGTCGTGATTGTGTGTGCGGCAATGTTGTTGTCGTTTGGGTTTGCCAACGGCGGTTCGTTCAACGATTTGAATAGTTTTTCGTTGGGGTTGTATGGGGTCGGGATTGCCGCGGTGGGAATGCTAAGCACGCTGGGGATCACGTTGGCGACCGATGCGTATGGTCCGATCGCGGACAATGCCGGTGGCAATGCGGAAATGTCGGGGTTGGAGGACGTGGTGCGTGAGCGCACCGATGCACTGGATAGTCTTGGGAATACCACCGCAGCGACGGGCAAAGGGTTTGCGATCGGGTCGGCTGCGTTGACGGCGTTGGCGTTGTTGGCGGCGTATGTCGAAGGGGTTCGCGACGGCATGGTCCGCTGGGGTGACGAGTATGTTCATCACGAAGACGTGACCAGCGATGGGGTGTACCAAATCACGCCCGATTTAATTGTGGAAAAAACAGGGGATGAATCAGAGGTCTTTCTTGTCTTGAATCCGTCGATTGATAAAGGCGATGAAGTCAAAGTATGGCGAACCGCAACCGAACCCCTGCTCGATTCGACGGCGGTGACATTGCCTGGCGAAAAGCATTTTGGACGAGTCGATTCGATCGGAGCCTCGCTCGTCTCGGTGCGCAACGCGAACTTAAAAGATTTCCTGATCTTCTACGATGCGACGTTGATGAATCCTCGTGTTTTGGTCGGTGTCTTCTTGGGCGCGATGAGTACGTTCATGTTTTGTGCGATGACGATGAAATCGGTGGGCCGTGCCGCGCAAGGGATGGTGATCGAGGTACGTCGCCAATTCGAAGCGAATCCAGGGATCTTGGACGGTTCGGTCAAACCCGATTACGAGACGCCTGTCAGTATCAGTACCAAAGCGGCACAGCGCGAAATGATCTTGCCGAGTTTGCTTGGATTGTTGATGCCGATCGTGGTGGGGGTCGTTCTCGGTGTGGGGGGCGTGTTGGGATTGTTGGTCGGATGTTTGACCAGCGGTTTTTGTCTGGCGGTGTTCATGGCGAATAGCGGCGGTTCGTGGGACAACGCGAAAAAATATATCGAGGCGGGAAATCACGGTG